A region of Nitrospirota bacterium DNA encodes the following proteins:
- a CDS encoding nucleotidyltransferase family protein, protein MDFKLVLERLLSGFQDKDIRYALLGGMALGAWGAPRGTVDIDFLVHLDDMPKVAALMQGLGYECRYQTENVSQYVSPLQVFGEVDFLHAFRTPSLSMIQRAEDRKIFDGTVSVKVLKIEDLIGFKVQAMANNESRKALDMTDIESLLSLHASTVDWTLIEEYFGLFGLNDLCTELRRKYAGHQ, encoded by the coding sequence ATGGACTTCAAACTCGTTCTTGAGCGTCTTTTGTCCGGTTTTCAGGACAAGGATATCCGCTATGCACTGCTGGGAGGAATGGCACTCGGTGCCTGGGGGGCGCCACGGGGCACAGTCGATATAGATTTCCTCGTTCATCTTGATGATATGCCAAAGGTTGCCGCTCTCATGCAGGGTCTCGGTTACGAGTGCAGATACCAGACGGAGAACGTCTCACAATACGTGTCGCCGCTTCAGGTTTTCGGAGAGGTTGATTTCCTCCATGCTTTCAGGACGCCGTCTCTCAGCATGATTCAGAGGGCAGAAGACAGGAAGATATTCGACGGAACAGTATCGGTAAAGGTGCTGAAAATCGAAGATCTGATAGGCTTTAAGGTACAGGCTATGGCAAACAATGAAAGTAGAAAGGCTTTGGATATGACTGATATAGAATCATTGCTTTCCCTCCATGCCTCTACTGTTGACTGGACTCTGATCGAGGAATACTTTGGGCTGTTCGGTCTCAATGACCTTTGCACGGAATTGAGGAGAAAATATGCCGGGCATCAGTGA
- a CDS encoding helix-turn-helix domain-containing protein — MSWNGAKIRERAGEMSKTLTELSHAIGVSRQTVDAWIKGQIPRGQHLIRLCKELGATPGYFFTAERETLISVPQHRTIRKRPVTDEMRDATLEMAGQYLNLFRSAPASSIVRVIRASRRDSENAKKIGAQLRTLSGIANDWPMDFDHALAMLNELDVYVVFRPFPEDIQKKIYAFYSKICDQRVIFVNTDTNIIDLIFQLLHETVHAVRDEEPEMFNEQEEEDFCDVVATYIQFPEGYVETVAQAIKGCPHGVAVNKLKDFAKKYKHSIFGISKRLEQSGVSLNIKLAGADVNLKKTVHSVNEVLFTDGDARSYIEKLHILSPKFTSLVAAQAPEASLRKLGEWLGLDSSIDAQSVLSELRRIGEGK; from the coding sequence ATGAGCTGGAATGGAGCAAAAATAAGGGAGCGGGCCGGGGAGATGAGCAAAACGCTCACTGAGCTATCACATGCCATTGGTGTTTCAAGGCAAACAGTTGATGCCTGGATTAAGGGCCAAATCCCGCGCGGTCAGCATTTGATCAGATTGTGCAAGGAACTGGGGGCAACCCCTGGCTATTTCTTCACCGCAGAGAGAGAAACCCTTATCTCAGTGCCCCAGCATAGAACGATCAGGAAAAGACCTGTGACTGATGAGATGAGAGACGCAACACTTGAGATGGCCGGACAGTATCTCAACCTCTTCAGATCTGCTCCTGCGTCAAGCATTGTGAGAGTTATTAGGGCAAGCCGAAGAGACAGTGAAAATGCAAAGAAGATAGGGGCACAGTTAAGAACGTTATCCGGTATCGCTAACGATTGGCCCATGGATTTCGATCATGCATTAGCAATGCTGAACGAATTAGATGTTTATGTTGTTTTCAGGCCCTTCCCCGAAGATATCCAAAAGAAAATCTATGCTTTTTACTCTAAGATTTGTGACCAGAGGGTTATCTTTGTAAATACTGATACGAACATCATCGATTTGATATTCCAGTTGCTCCATGAAACGGTCCACGCTGTCCGTGATGAAGAGCCGGAGATGTTCAATGAGCAGGAGGAAGAGGATTTCTGTGATGTGGTAGCGACTTATATACAGTTTCCAGAAGGATATGTAGAGACTGTGGCACAGGCTATCAAAGGCTGTCCTCATGGAGTAGCTGTAAATAAACTCAAGGACTTTGCCAAAAAATATAAGCATTCTATTTTCGGCATTAGTAAGCGACTTGAGCAGTCAGGCGTATCACTAAACATCAAACTTGCCGGTGCAGATGTTAACCTCAAAAAAACAGTTCATTCTGTTAATGAAGTCCTTTTTACCGACGGTGACGCACGAAGCTATATTGAGAAACTTCACATCCTGTCACCTAAATTCACAAGTCTGGTTGCAGCTCAAGCGCCCGAGGCTTCATTACGGAAATTAGGTGAGTGGCTCGGCCTTGACAGTAGTATCGATGCTCAGTCAGTCTTGAGCGAATTACGCCGCATTGGTGAAGGCAAGTAA
- a CDS encoding DEAD/DEAH box helicase family protein: MKYYEIAKGEKPVLIEGGRRAACYYYRPPRRSTGRTAADEVGTKVDMPLVNDIRTRMKEWRKQGFPGVTGTTKELIAYWTREEREAGQKLFFCQVEAALTVIFLKEARADFLQGLEIPRDEPFKEAMEKGYSGFARYAAKMATGAGKTTVMGMLAAWSILNKVADRSNATFSDTVFVICPNVTIRERLQELDPNLGERSLYMTRDLVRSDMMKNLREGRVLITNWHILEPKELNTVGNASSKVVKRGVPRHIKVEKTVEGKKVEVVETKYIQSDTSLVEEVLKAAKGKKNILVFNDEAHHAYRLKEIDNTAEVEQEELFKNGDGEELAYYKKEATVWINGLDKINKVRGINCCVDLSATPFYLNNTGNDPGRPFPWVVSDFGLVDAIESGLVKIPQLPIEDTTGRNIPAYFNVWKWIVEEKLTSGEKGGRRGQIKPAAVLKYAHQPVIQLATLWQDTFAEWKKDIEQGLRGPVPPVFIIVCRDTRLAKVLSDWIALGESETTPCIEEFRNRDGKEYTVRIDSKVVEEIESGVAKSDEGRRLRFVLDTIGKTSWPGEKPPEEYVQLVNKKNEKAIEEGGELIDPNVPPGRDIRCIISVAMLTEVWDARTVTHIVGLRPFESQLLCEQVVGRGLRRSQYHDLSVEEVAKVYGVPFELIPFKTNPTGPVDPPPKIHHVKALSPERDHLAITFPRVEGYSFRVRNRINVDWSRVPKQTLDPGDIPDETLVKGLSTDSGGKLTVLGPGKTEDITMEGWRARIRLQQVEFFLATALTKKYVGNPACEIPAHVLFPQMLAVVKKYIGQYVEPVGHRQNKDVFLSPYYEHALEALNRAIVPDAGSGEDPELPRYESGRGPGSTFDVDFWTSKPVKECQRSHLNFAVADTAKWEQIVSFYWSVGLQDHIQNNGR; encoded by the coding sequence ATGAAATATTACGAAATCGCCAAGGGCGAGAAGCCTGTTCTGATCGAAGGAGGCCGCCGCGCAGCCTGCTACTACTACCGCCCCCCAAGAAGGTCAACAGGAAGAACTGCTGCGGACGAAGTAGGGACAAAGGTTGATATGCCACTTGTCAACGACATACGTACCCGAATGAAGGAATGGCGTAAGCAAGGCTTTCCAGGCGTCACGGGAACCACAAAAGAGCTTATAGCTTATTGGACGCGGGAGGAGCGTGAGGCAGGACAGAAACTCTTCTTCTGCCAAGTGGAGGCGGCCTTGACTGTTATCTTTCTTAAAGAGGCCAGAGCGGACTTTCTCCAGGGCCTTGAGATACCGCGCGACGAGCCCTTCAAAGAGGCAATGGAGAAGGGTTATTCCGGCTTTGCACGTTATGCTGCGAAGATGGCCACGGGCGCAGGCAAGACCACGGTTATGGGGATGCTGGCGGCATGGAGCATATTGAACAAGGTTGCAGACAGGAGCAATGCCACCTTTTCCGACACAGTCTTTGTGATATGCCCGAACGTGACCATCCGTGAGCGCTTGCAGGAGCTTGACCCTAATCTTGGGGAAAGAAGCCTTTACATGACAAGGGACCTTGTTAGGTCGGACATGATGAAGAACCTCCGCGAAGGGCGAGTGCTGATCACAAATTGGCACATTCTGGAACCTAAGGAACTTAATACCGTTGGCAACGCTTCCTCGAAGGTGGTCAAGCGGGGAGTGCCAAGGCATATCAAGGTTGAAAAGACTGTAGAGGGCAAGAAGGTGGAGGTCGTTGAAACCAAATACATTCAATCAGACACTTCACTCGTTGAAGAGGTGCTGAAAGCGGCCAAGGGCAAGAAAAATATTCTGGTCTTCAACGACGAGGCCCACCATGCATACAGGCTGAAAGAGATAGATAATACCGCGGAAGTGGAGCAGGAAGAACTCTTCAAAAACGGCGACGGCGAAGAGCTTGCATATTACAAGAAAGAGGCCACAGTCTGGATTAACGGCCTGGATAAGATCAATAAGGTGCGCGGAATTAACTGTTGCGTGGACCTCTCCGCTACGCCGTTCTACCTGAACAATACAGGCAATGACCCCGGCAGGCCGTTTCCGTGGGTGGTATCCGACTTCGGCCTTGTGGATGCAATAGAATCCGGCCTCGTTAAGATACCTCAGTTGCCGATTGAAGATACGACAGGGCGCAATATCCCTGCATATTTCAACGTCTGGAAATGGATAGTTGAAGAGAAGCTGACAAGTGGCGAGAAAGGCGGTAGAAGAGGCCAGATCAAGCCCGCTGCCGTGCTGAAATACGCGCATCAGCCTGTTATCCAGCTTGCTACTCTATGGCAGGACACCTTTGCGGAATGGAAAAAGGACATTGAGCAGGGGCTTAGAGGCCCTGTCCCGCCTGTCTTTATCATTGTATGCAGGGATACAAGACTTGCAAAGGTTTTGTCTGACTGGATAGCACTCGGCGAATCCGAAACCACACCTTGCATTGAAGAGTTCAGAAACAGGGACGGGAAAGAGTACACCGTAAGAATCGACTCAAAGGTTGTCGAAGAGATCGAATCCGGTGTCGCCAAAAGCGACGAAGGCCGCCGCTTGCGGTTCGTCCTGGATACCATAGGCAAAACAAGCTGGCCGGGCGAGAAACCGCCTGAAGAGTATGTTCAGCTTGTCAATAAGAAGAACGAGAAAGCCATTGAAGAGGGCGGCGAGCTTATAGACCCGAATGTGCCGCCGGGCAGAGACATAAGGTGCATAATCTCCGTTGCCATGCTCACCGAGGTGTGGGACGCAAGGACGGTCACGCATATTGTCGGCTTGAGGCCGTTTGAGTCGCAGTTGCTCTGTGAACAAGTGGTGGGGCGCGGGCTTAGAAGATCCCAATATCACGATCTGAGCGTTGAGGAAGTGGCAAAAGTGTATGGCGTGCCGTTTGAGCTTATACCCTTTAAGACGAACCCGACAGGCCCCGTTGACCCGCCGCCCAAGATTCACCACGTAAAGGCTCTGTCACCTGAACGGGACCATCTTGCAATTACATTTCCAAGGGTGGAGGGTTATTCCTTCAGAGTGCGAAACCGGATAAACGTTGACTGGTCACGAGTCCCCAAGCAGACCCTCGACCCCGGTGACATACCGGATGAAACCCTTGTGAAGGGGCTTTCAACAGACTCAGGCGGAAAGCTGACCGTCCTCGGACCCGGCAAGACAGAAGACATAACGATGGAAGGATGGCGGGCACGGATTAGACTTCAGCAGGTGGAATTTTTCTTGGCCACGGCTCTTACAAAAAAATACGTCGGTAACCCGGCCTGTGAAATTCCGGCCCATGTGCTGTTCCCCCAGATGCTGGCAGTAGTCAAGAAATACATCGGGCAATATGTCGAACCAGTAGGCCACAGGCAGAACAAGGATGTTTTCCTTTCACCTTATTATGAACATGCACTGGAAGCCTTGAACCGCGCCATAGTCCCTGATGCTGGCTCAGGCGAAGACCCCGAGCTTCCAAGATACGAGTCAGGAAGAGGGCCGGGGTCAACCTTCGATGTGGACTTCTGGACAAGCAAACCCGTCAAGGAATGCCAGAGAAGTCACCTGAACTTTGCCGTGGCTGATACCGCGAAGTGGGAGCAGATAGTCAGTTTCTACTGGTCAGTGGGATTACAGGATCATATACAAAACAACGGACGCTGA
- a CDS encoding type II toxin-antitoxin system HicB family antitoxin — protein sequence MIPIDVDVIVFEENETYVAYCPELDVSSCGNTVNHAKEMLKTAIRLFVEEAEKMGTLGDILEEANYKMDVNGKWLPPKLVATELVSL from the coding sequence ATGATACCAATTGATGTTGATGTGATTGTGTTCGAAGAAAATGAGACGTATGTTGCTTATTGTCCTGAGCTTGATGTTTCCAGTTGCGGCAATACTGTCAACCATGCTAAAGAAATGCTCAAGACTGCCATAAGGCTTTTTGTTGAAGAGGCTGAAAAGATGGGAACGCTTGGGGACATTCTTGAAGAAGCAAATTACAAAATGGATGTAAATGGCAAATGGTTGCCGCCTAAACTTGTTGCAACTGAATTAGTGAGCCTGTAA
- the lipA gene encoding lipoyl synthase, with amino-acid sequence MRLPDWIKTPYRTGLHDTKHILRRHGLSTVCEDARCPNRGECFSKPTATFLILGSHCTRNCGFCAVTSGTPVAVNADEPDQVAAAAAELGLNYIVITSVTRDDLPDGGAGQFAQTIHALRRRLPEARVEVLTPDLNGDRNALKVVLDARPDVFNHNMETVLRLYPVVRHQADYQRSLAVLRAAKELFPAMAVKSGFMLGLGETMDEVVQLLADLRDSRCDLLTIGQYLRPTKNNLPVVKYILPKTFDELKDTALRMGFRYVASGPLVRSSMHAEEMFDSQRNI; translated from the coding sequence ATGAGACTTCCTGACTGGATAAAAACCCCGTACCGCACTGGCCTTCACGATACAAAGCATATTCTGCGAAGACACGGACTTTCTACGGTATGCGAAGATGCCCGCTGCCCCAATCGGGGTGAATGCTTTTCGAAGCCTACGGCTACCTTTCTTATCCTCGGTTCTCACTGCACGCGCAACTGCGGATTCTGTGCTGTGACGTCTGGGACTCCTGTTGCTGTTAATGCTGATGAGCCTGATCAGGTGGCTGCGGCTGCAGCAGAGCTTGGTCTCAACTATATTGTCATTACTTCTGTCACACGCGATGACCTGCCGGATGGAGGCGCAGGTCAGTTCGCGCAGACAATACACGCACTGAGAAGACGCCTCCCTGAAGCACGGGTCGAAGTGCTTACCCCTGATCTCAACGGCGATCGCAATGCCCTTAAGGTCGTTCTTGATGCCCGGCCGGATGTGTTCAATCATAATATGGAAACCGTACTGAGGCTCTATCCTGTTGTCCGTCATCAGGCGGATTACCAGCGATCACTTGCCGTGCTGAGGGCTGCAAAGGAACTGTTTCCGGCAATGGCTGTCAAATCAGGCTTTATGCTCGGACTCGGCGAAACCATGGATGAGGTTGTTCAACTGCTTGCTGATCTTCGCGACAGCAGGTGTGATCTTCTTACCATCGGACAGTATCTCAGGCCCACCAAGAATAACCTTCCTGTGGTAAAATACATCCTGCCAAAGACCTTTGATGAGCTGAAAGACACTGCTCTCCGTATGGGCTTCAGATATGTTGCTTCAGGTCCGCTGGTAAGAAGCTCTATGCATGCAGAAGAGATGTTTGACAGTCAACGAAATATATGA
- a CDS encoding homoserine dehydrogenase: protein MINIGIIGFGTVGTGTAGILLKNRDLLKQRTGIDINLRKIADLDIRRDRGIKVPKGVLTTKADELFNDPDIHIIVELIGGTTIAKDMILRAIRAGKHVVTANKALLATHGIEIFKAAEKAGVEVGFEAAVAGGIPIIKVLREGLVANRIRAVYGIINGTTNYILSKMSAEKAQFSDVLKEAQRLGYAEADPTYDIEGIDSAHKLAILASISFGRQFTIRDVYREGISWISPLDIEFARELGCKIKLLGITKETNGQVELRVHPTMVPEDLLISKVDGVFNAVYVEGDAVGSTLYYGRGAGDLPTGSAVVSDIVDIARDITANSVGRLRAFASSEKPMPLMKMDDVMSMYYFRFFAIDKPGVLSKISGILGKHNISIASVIQKDRMEGKAVPLVVLTHMAKEKGVVSAMKEINKLKIVAGRTVFIRVEGKGHH, encoded by the coding sequence ATGATCAACATTGGGATTATCGGTTTTGGAACGGTCGGCACAGGTACGGCAGGCATACTGCTGAAGAACAGGGATCTGCTGAAACAGCGGACAGGTATTGATATCAACCTGCGCAAGATCGCTGACCTTGATATCAGGAGGGACCGTGGCATCAAGGTCCCGAAGGGCGTATTGACAACAAAAGCGGATGAGCTTTTTAACGATCCGGACATACATATCATTGTTGAACTCATAGGCGGCACTACGATCGCGAAAGATATGATCCTCCGCGCCATCCGGGCAGGCAAACATGTAGTGACCGCCAACAAAGCGCTTCTTGCGACCCATGGTATAGAGATATTCAAGGCTGCCGAAAAGGCCGGCGTCGAGGTAGGCTTCGAGGCTGCTGTTGCAGGTGGTATACCGATCATAAAGGTTCTGCGGGAAGGACTTGTTGCCAACAGGATAAGGGCCGTTTACGGTATCATCAACGGTACCACGAACTATATTCTCTCCAAGATGTCGGCAGAGAAGGCGCAGTTCTCAGACGTATTGAAGGAGGCCCAGAGACTTGGGTACGCCGAGGCAGATCCGACCTATGATATCGAAGGTATCGATTCGGCCCACAAGCTCGCCATCCTCGCATCGATCTCCTTTGGGAGACAGTTTACTATCAGGGATGTGTACCGCGAGGGAATCTCCTGGATATCACCTCTGGATATCGAGTTTGCGCGCGAGCTGGGCTGCAAGATCAAGCTGCTCGGCATTACGAAAGAGACGAATGGTCAGGTTGAACTGAGGGTGCATCCCACGATGGTGCCTGAAGATCTCCTTATTTCGAAGGTCGATGGGGTCTTCAATGCAGTGTATGTGGAGGGAGATGCTGTCGGCTCAACGCTCTATTATGGCCGCGGCGCCGGAGACCTTCCGACAGGCAGCGCGGTGGTGAGCGACATTGTAGACATTGCCCGTGATATTACGGCCAATTCGGTCGGCAGGCTACGCGCATTCGCGAGCTCTGAAAAGCCGATGCCTCTGATGAAGATGGATGATGTGATGTCCATGTATTACTTCAGGTTCTTCGCGATCGACAAACCCGGCGTTCTCTCGAAGATATCCGGCATTCTCGGCAAGCATAACATCAGCATCGCCTCGGTCATCCAGAAGGACCGCATGGAAGGCAAGGCCGTGCCCCTGGTAGTGTTGACGCATATGGCAAAAGAGAAGGGCGTTGTCAGTGCCATGAAAGAGATCAATAAGCTGAAGATCGTGGCAGGCAGGACCGTCTTCATCCGCGTAGAGGGCAAGGGACACCATTAG
- a CDS encoding sulfurtransferase TusA family protein, with amino-acid sequence MNTIKPDITIDIRGLTCPYTFVKAKLAMEAMEMGQVLEILLDHEEACESIPKAMTEHGHTLLRTEKVGDRDWTLLIRKERE; translated from the coding sequence TTGAATACGATCAAGCCGGATATAACGATCGATATAAGGGGTCTTACATGTCCCTACACCTTTGTTAAGGCAAAGCTTGCGATGGAGGCAATGGAGATGGGGCAGGTGCTTGAGATCCTGCTTGATCATGAAGAAGCGTGCGAAAGTATTCCGAAGGCTATGACTGAGCACGGTCATACTCTTCTCAGGACAGAAAAGGTCGGTGACAGGGACTGGACACTGCTCATACGAAAGGAAAGGGAATAA
- the moeB gene encoding molybdopterin-synthase adenylyltransferase MoeB: protein MEFTEEQLQRYSRHIILPEVGGRGQAKIINAKVVIVGAGGLGCPVGYYLTAAGVGTIGLIDNDVVEISNLQRQIAHSVHTIGMLKVESAEKTFKALNPDVNIVAHKVRISKDNILDLIKDYDIVVDGSDNFPTRYLVNDACVMANKPLVSGAILKFEGQVTTIIPGEGHCYRCLFEEPPPAGLVPSCQEAGVLGVLTGVVGSLQATEVLKLILGKGDPLMNSLLVYDALKTTFRKVKVPKNRNCAICGEHPTITELIDYNEGYCSLP from the coding sequence ATGGAATTTACAGAGGAGCAGCTGCAACGTTACAGCAGGCATATCATTCTGCCTGAGGTCGGCGGACGCGGTCAGGCAAAGATCATCAACGCAAAGGTGGTTATTGTAGGCGCCGGCGGACTTGGGTGTCCTGTGGGGTACTATCTGACCGCAGCCGGTGTCGGCACCATAGGCCTTATTGACAATGACGTTGTTGAGATAAGCAATCTCCAGCGCCAGATCGCTCACAGCGTGCATACCATCGGCATGCTCAAGGTCGAATCTGCGGAGAAGACATTCAAGGCGCTCAATCCGGATGTGAATATTGTTGCTCACAAGGTCCGCATATCGAAGGACAATATCCTTGACCTTATTAAGGATTATGATATTGTGGTTGACGGCAGTGATAATTTCCCGACCCGCTATCTGGTCAACGACGCCTGTGTTATGGCAAACAAACCTCTTGTCAGCGGAGCGATCCTTAAATTCGAAGGCCAGGTCACTACGATCATTCCGGGAGAAGGGCATTGTTATCGCTGCCTTTTCGAGGAGCCGCCTCCTGCGGGTCTGGTGCCGTCATGCCAGGAGGCTGGTGTATTGGGTGTGCTGACCGGCGTTGTGGGAAGTCTTCAGGCAACTGAGGTCCTGAAGCTGATCCTTGGCAAGGGCGATCCCCTCATGAACTCACTGCTTGTATATGACGCGCTGAAGACCACCTTCAGGAAGGTGAAAGTCCCGAAAAACCGGAACTGCGCAATATGCGGGGAGCATCCGACCATAACCGAGCTGATCGATTATAACGAAGGCTATTGCTCTCTTCCGTAG
- a CDS encoding M67 family metallopeptidase, with protein sequence MIELVISRELADQMVMHCKSCYPNEACGIVAGTGNRVTKVYPMPNTEPSPVSYLMDPGEQFGLMKELRQEGLSMLAIFHSHPQSPAYPSAKDVSLAFYDDVVYVIVGLTDPEAPEIRAYTIVDGAVEYSLFDIVR encoded by the coding sequence ATGATTGAACTTGTCATTTCCCGGGAATTAGCTGATCAGATGGTGATGCATTGCAAGTCATGTTATCCGAATGAGGCATGCGGTATTGTTGCAGGGACCGGGAACAGGGTGACAAAGGTCTATCCGATGCCCAATACAGAACCGTCTCCGGTCAGCTATTTAATGGACCCCGGGGAACAATTCGGGTTGATGAAGGAGTTGAGGCAGGAGGGACTGAGCATGCTCGCCATCTTCCATTCCCATCCCCAGTCTCCGGCATATCCGTCGGCAAAAGATGTGAGTCTCGCGTTTTACGATGATGTTGTGTATGTGATCGTAGGCCTGACGGACCCGGAAGCTCCGGAAATCAGGGCATATACGATCGTGGATGGAGCGGTTGAATACTCACTTTTCGATATTGTCCGGTAG
- the htpX gene encoding zinc metalloprotease HtpX, translated as MNIMKTVMLMLLLTMLLVFGGAAVGGQSGMTIALMMAGVMNFVSYFFSDKIVLKMYRAKQVTESEAPVLYRIVRTLSQKAGMPMPKVYIIPDDSPNAFATGRNPNHAAVAATEGIMRILSEEELAGVMAHELAHVKHRDILIGTIAATMAGAISYLGHMAMFFGGRGDDDEGGSPVAGILMMILAPIAAMLIQMAISRSREYAADAGGAQLQGNPMSLANALGKLDAGAQTIPMDATPATSHMMIVSPLTGGSFMKLFSTHPPVEERIARLRAMRIGSAY; from the coding sequence ATGAATATAATGAAAACCGTGATGCTCATGCTGCTTCTTACTATGCTCCTGGTTTTTGGCGGTGCAGCCGTCGGTGGACAGTCTGGTATGACCATTGCCCTTATGATGGCCGGCGTTATGAACTTTGTCTCTTATTTTTTCAGCGACAAGATCGTTCTGAAAATGTACCGCGCGAAGCAGGTTACGGAGTCTGAAGCCCCTGTTCTCTACCGTATCGTCAGGACCTTATCGCAGAAGGCAGGCATGCCCATGCCGAAGGTCTATATTATCCCGGACGATTCACCGAATGCCTTTGCAACCGGCAGGAACCCAAACCACGCAGCAGTGGCTGCAACAGAAGGGATCATGCGCATACTGAGCGAAGAAGAGCTTGCAGGCGTTATGGCCCATGAACTTGCCCATGTGAAGCACCGTGATATCCTGATCGGGACCATTGCGGCGACCATGGCAGGTGCTATCAGTTATTTAGGCCATATGGCCATGTTCTTCGGCGGAAGGGGCGATGACGATGAGGGAGGAAGCCCTGTTGCCGGCATTTTGATGATGATCCTGGCCCCTATAGCTGCAATGCTGATCCAGATGGCCATATCCAGATCCCGGGAGTATGCTGCAGATGCTGGTGGAGCGCAGCTGCAGGGCAATCCGATGTCACTTGCCAATGCCCTCGGAAAACTCGATGCAGGCGCTCAGACAATACCTATGGATGCCACGCCCGCAACCTCCCACATGATGATCGTCAGCCCGCTCACCGGCGGCTCGTTCATGAAACTTTTCAGCACGCACCCGCCTGTTGAGGAGCGTATAGCACGTCTTCGGGCTATGAGGATAGGATCTGCTTATTAA
- a CDS encoding phosphoribosylaminoimidazolesuccinocarboxamide synthase, with product MNNVLLKTEMPDITFLRKGKVRDIYEVQDYLLLIATDRISAFDVVLPNGIPGKGRLLTQISLYWFGQMQNIIKNHIVATKVKDYPSVCHKYADQLEGRSMLVRKAAPMPVECIVRGYLSGSGWKEYKKSGTVCSMKLPEGLVESSKLAAPIFTPSTKAEEGHDMNISFDEMIRIVGKDRGEKLRDVSLKVYTKARDLAEKKGIIIADTKFEFGMFNDELILIDEVLTPDSSRFWSAKNYQPGKGQDSYDKQIIRDYLLGLDWDQTYPGPVLPDNVVDKAIARYKEIYEIITG from the coding sequence ATGAATAATGTTCTGTTGAAGACCGAGATGCCTGATATCACATTTCTGAGGAAAGGAAAAGTAAGGGATATATACGAGGTGCAGGACTATCTCCTTCTGATCGCGACAGACAGGATATCAGCCTTTGACGTGGTTCTGCCAAACGGCATACCGGGCAAGGGCAGACTGCTGACCCAGATATCGTTATACTGGTTCGGCCAGATGCAGAATATCATCAAAAACCATATTGTTGCGACCAAGGTGAAGGATTACCCTTCGGTCTGTCATAAATATGCCGATCAGTTAGAAGGCAGAAGCATGCTGGTAAGAAAGGCAGCGCCCATGCCTGTGGAATGTATAGTGAGGGGATATCTCTCAGGTTCAGGCTGGAAGGAGTACAAAAAGAGCGGCACCGTCTGCTCCATGAAGCTGCCTGAGGGATTGGTTGAATCGTCAAAGCTTGCCGCCCCTATCTTCACCCCGAGCACAAAGGCTGAAGAGGGCCATGATATGAATATCTCTTTTGATGAGATGATCAGGATCGTGGGTAAGGATAGGGGAGAAAAGCTCAGGGATGTGAGCCTGAAGGTTTACACCAAGGCGCGCGATCTGGCAGAAAAGAAGGGGATTATCATTGCTGACACCAAGTTCGAATTCGGCATGTTCAATGACGAACTGATCCTGATAGACGAGGTGCTTACGCCGGATTCTTCCCGCTTCTGGTCTGCAAAGAACTATCAGCCCGGCAAAGGGCAGGACAGCTACGACAAGCAGATCATCAGGGATTATCTTCTGGGCCTTGACTGGGACCAGACCTATCCGGGGCCGGTGCTTCCTGACAATGTTGTTGATAAAGCCATCGCGCGCTATAAAGAGATCTACGAGATCATTACGGGTTAG